Proteins from a genomic interval of Streptomyces sp. NBC_00820:
- a CDS encoding DNA repair helicase XPB produces MNGPLIVQSDKTLLLEVDHEQADDCRRVIAPFAELERAPEHIHTYRVTPLGLWNARAAGHDAEQVVDALVQYSRYPVPHALLVDIADTMDRYGRLTLSKHPAHGLVLTTTDRPVLEEVLKSKRIAPLVGARIDPDSVIVHPSERGQIKQTLLKLGWPAEDLAGYVDGEAHPIELLEDGWALRPYQKQAVENFWHGGSGVVVLPCGAGKTLVGAGAMAEAKSTTLILVTNTVSARQWKHELVKRTSLTEDEIGEYSGTKKEIRPVTIATYQVLTTRRKGVYPHLELFDSRDWGLILYDEVHLLPAPVFKFTADLQARRRLGLTATLVREDGRESDVFSLIGPKRFDAPWKEIEAQGYIAPADCVEVRVNLTESERLAYATAETEEKYRFCATTATKRKVTEAIVRRFAGQQILVIGQYIDQLDELGEHLNAPVIKGETSNAQREKLFDAFREGEISVLVVSKVANFSIDLPEATVAIQVSGTFGSRQEEAQRLGRVLRPKADGHQAHFYSVVARDTVDQDFAAHRQRFLAEQGYAYRIVDADEILAEG; encoded by the coding sequence GTGAACGGACCGCTGATCGTCCAGTCGGACAAAACCCTGCTGCTGGAGGTCGACCACGAGCAGGCCGACGACTGCCGCCGGGTCATCGCCCCCTTCGCCGAGCTGGAGCGGGCGCCCGAGCACATCCACACCTACCGGGTCACCCCGCTCGGCCTGTGGAACGCGCGGGCGGCCGGGCACGACGCCGAGCAGGTCGTCGACGCGCTGGTGCAGTACAGCCGGTACCCGGTGCCGCACGCGCTGCTGGTGGACATCGCCGACACCATGGACCGCTACGGCCGCCTGACCCTCTCCAAGCATCCCGCGCACGGACTCGTGCTCACCACCACCGACCGGCCGGTGCTGGAGGAGGTGCTGAAGTCCAAGCGGATCGCCCCGCTCGTCGGCGCCCGCATCGACCCCGACAGCGTCATCGTGCACCCCTCCGAGCGCGGTCAGATCAAACAGACCCTGCTGAAGCTGGGCTGGCCGGCGGAGGACCTCGCCGGGTACGTGGACGGCGAGGCGCACCCCATCGAGCTGCTGGAGGACGGGTGGGCCCTGCGCCCGTACCAGAAGCAGGCGGTGGAGAACTTCTGGCACGGCGGCAGCGGCGTGGTCGTCCTGCCCTGCGGCGCGGGCAAGACGCTGGTCGGCGCCGGGGCGATGGCGGAGGCCAAGTCGACCACCCTGATCCTCGTCACCAACACCGTCTCCGCGCGGCAGTGGAAGCACGAGCTGGTGAAGCGGACCTCTCTCACCGAGGACGAGATCGGCGAGTACAGCGGCACGAAGAAGGAGATCCGCCCGGTCACCATCGCCACCTACCAGGTGCTGACGACCAGGCGTAAGGGCGTCTACCCGCACCTGGAGCTCTTCGACTCACGTGACTGGGGTCTGATCCTCTACGACGAGGTGCACCTCCTTCCCGCTCCTGTCTTCAAGTTCACCGCCGACCTCCAGGCGCGCCGCCGCCTCGGCCTGACCGCGACCCTCGTGCGCGAGGACGGCCGCGAGTCGGACGTGTTCTCCCTCATCGGGCCCAAGCGGTTCGACGCGCCCTGGAAGGAGATCGAGGCGCAGGGCTACATCGCGCCCGCCGACTGCGTCGAGGTCCGCGTCAACCTCACCGAGTCCGAGCGGCTCGCCTACGCCACCGCCGAGACCGAGGAGAAGTACCGCTTCTGTGCCACCACCGCCACCAAGCGGAAGGTCACCGAGGCGATCGTCCGGCGGTTCGCCGGGCAGCAGATCCTGGTCATCGGCCAGTACATCGACCAGCTCGACGAACTGGGCGAGCACCTGAACGCCCCCGTGATCAAGGGCGAGACGTCCAACGCCCAGCGCGAGAAGCTCTTCGACGCCTTCCGCGAGGGCGAGATCAGCGTGCTGGTCGTCTCCAAGGTCGCCAACTTCTCCATCGACCTGCCCGAGGCCACGGTCGCCATCCAGGTGTCCGGCACCTTCGGCTCCCGCCAGGAGGAGGCCCAGCGTCTCGGCCGCGTGCTGCGCCCCAAGGCCGACGGCCACCAGGCCCACTTCTACTCGGTCGTCGCCCGCGACACCGTCGACCAGGACTTCGCCGCGCACCGCCAGCGCTTCCTGGCCGAGCAGGGGTACGCCTACCGGATCGTCGACGCGGACGAGATCCTCGCCGAGGGCTGA
- a CDS encoding HelD family protein: MSTPAHEPLAHPLGRERSHLAASRSALRAMREDVEALDINDVAANWVNAQVLARQIDERIKALADLSDTPLFFGRLDYLHAPGAARAEGAEGERFYIGRRHVHDAGGDPMVIDWRAPVSQPFYRASKKDPMDVGLRRRFGYTGGDLTAYEDEHLSDPAEEAATSKLLQQEIERPRVGPMRDIVATIQPEQDEIVRSGLSGTVCVQGGPGTGKTAVGLHRVAYLLYAHRERLARTGTLVIGPNKSFLHYIEQVLPALGELTVRQATVDDLVAHVEVRGTDDAAAAVVKGDARLAQVLRRALYSHVTMPTEPVVVVRGSRRWRVPAYELESLVRELLERDIRYGAAREALPQRIAHAVLVQMERSGEAPDDRVQDAVARNSAVKAAVKGVWPAVDPAKLVLRLLTDGEFLAEHAEGILDEGEQKTILWAKPVRSVKSAKWSAADAVLIDEATDLIQRTHSLGHVVLDEAQDLSPMQYRAVGRRCTTGSATVLGDLAQGTTPWATRSWDEALDHLGKREGVIEELTAGFRVPTDVITYASRLLPHIAPGLTPVASVRENPGFFEVRTITDASEVICACEELLRNEGSTGLIAADARVPELAEALTAAGIPYLAPGEETTRETRLTLVPASLAKGLEYDYVVLDEPRAVVDGEPDERTGLRRLYVSLTRAVSGLIVTHTAPLPAQLAESVAS, from the coding sequence TTGTCCACGCCCGCCCACGAGCCGCTCGCCCATCCCCTCGGCAGGGAGCGCTCCCACCTCGCCGCGTCCCGCTCCGCCCTGCGCGCCATGCGCGAGGACGTCGAGGCACTGGACATCAACGACGTCGCCGCCAACTGGGTCAACGCCCAGGTGCTCGCCCGCCAGATCGACGAACGCATCAAGGCCCTGGCCGACCTCAGCGACACCCCGCTGTTCTTCGGCCGGCTCGACTACCTGCACGCCCCCGGTGCCGCGCGGGCCGAGGGCGCGGAAGGGGAGCGCTTCTACATCGGGCGGCGGCACGTGCACGACGCCGGCGGCGACCCCATGGTCATCGACTGGCGTGCCCCGGTGTCGCAGCCGTTCTACCGGGCCTCCAAGAAGGACCCGATGGACGTCGGGCTGCGCCGTCGCTTCGGCTACACCGGCGGTGACCTGACCGCGTACGAGGACGAGCACCTGTCGGACCCCGCCGAGGAGGCCGCCACCAGCAAGCTGCTCCAGCAGGAGATCGAGCGGCCCCGCGTGGGCCCCATGCGTGACATCGTGGCGACCATCCAGCCCGAGCAGGACGAGATCGTCCGCTCCGGACTATCCGGCACGGTCTGCGTGCAGGGGGGACCCGGCACCGGTAAGACGGCCGTCGGCCTGCACCGCGTCGCCTACCTGCTGTACGCCCACCGCGAGCGGCTCGCCCGCACCGGCACGCTCGTCATCGGACCGAACAAGTCCTTCCTCCACTACATCGAACAGGTCCTCCCGGCGCTGGGCGAGCTGACCGTGCGGCAGGCGACCGTGGACGACCTGGTCGCGCACGTGGAGGTGCGCGGTACGGACGACGCGGCCGCCGCGGTCGTCAAGGGCGACGCCCGGTTGGCCCAGGTGCTGCGCCGGGCCCTGTACTCCCACGTCACGATGCCCACCGAGCCGGTCGTCGTCGTGCGCGGGTCGCGGCGCTGGCGGGTGCCGGCGTATGAACTCGAGTCCCTTGTGCGGGAGTTGCTGGAGCGGGACATCCGCTACGGCGCCGCCCGCGAGGCCCTGCCGCAGCGGATCGCGCACGCGGTGCTGGTCCAGATGGAACGGTCGGGGGAGGCGCCGGACGACCGGGTGCAGGACGCGGTCGCGCGCAACAGCGCGGTGAAGGCAGCGGTGAAGGGGGTCTGGCCGGCCGTGGACCCGGCGAAGCTGGTGCTGCGCCTGCTGACCGACGGCGAGTTCCTCGCGGAGCACGCCGAGGGAATCCTGGACGAGGGCGAGCAGAAGACGATCCTGTGGGCCAAGCCGGTGCGCAGCGTGAAGTCGGCCAAGTGGTCGGCTGCGGACGCCGTGCTGATCGACGAGGCCACCGACCTGATCCAGCGCACGCACTCGCTCGGCCATGTCGTCCTGGACGAGGCGCAGGACCTCTCCCCCATGCAGTACCGGGCCGTCGGCCGCCGCTGCACCACAGGCAGCGCGACCGTCCTCGGCGACCTCGCCCAGGGCACCACCCCCTGGGCCACCCGCAGTTGGGACGAGGCGCTGGACCACTTGGGCAAACGCGAGGGCGTCATCGAGGAGTTGACGGCCGGTTTCCGCGTCCCCACCGACGTGATCACGTACGCCTCCCGCCTCCTGCCCCACATCGCCCCCGGCCTCACCCCGGTCGCCTCCGTCCGTGAGAACCCCGGCTTCTTCGAGGTCCGCACGATCACCGATGCCTCCGAAGTGATCTGCGCCTGCGAGGAGTTGCTGCGCAACGAGGGCTCGACGGGCCTGATCGCGGCCGACGCCCGCGTCCCCGAACTCGCCGAGGCCCTGACGGCGGCCGGCATCCCGTACCTCGCCCCCGGTGAGGAGACCACCCGCGAGACCCGGCTGACGCTGGTCCCGGCCTCCCTCGCCAAGGGCCTGGAGTACGACTACGTGGTCCTGGACGAGCCCCGGGCGGTGGTCGACGGCGAACCCGACGAACGCACCGGTCTGCGACGCCTGTACGTGTCCCTGACCCGAGCGGTGTCGGGCCTGATCGTCACGCACACGGCACCGCTGCCCGCGCAACTCGCGGAGTCCGTCGCGTCGTAG
- a CDS encoding copper homeostasis protein CutC, with product MSKRAVLEVIALDVEDAVAAQAAGADRLELVTEMAADGLTPSPDTVAGVRAAVGIDLRVMLRLADGFAAGDVDRLVRVAGELRSAGADQFVLGFLDADGGVDLAAVERVVGALDGCPWTFHRAIDRAADRDTLRRRLAGLPGLDTFLTAGAAEGVDEGLATLAAEAAHDGGPGYEQQILVGGGLRLDHVPRLRACGIEAFHIGGAARPKGWDGPVSVEAVARWRELLDGEDA from the coding sequence ATGAGCAAGCGTGCAGTCCTGGAGGTGATCGCCCTCGATGTCGAGGACGCCGTAGCCGCCCAGGCCGCAGGCGCGGACCGCCTGGAACTGGTCACCGAGATGGCGGCCGACGGGCTCACCCCGTCACCGGACACGGTCGCCGGTGTCCGGGCAGCCGTCGGCATCGACCTGCGCGTGATGCTGCGGCTGGCGGACGGGTTCGCGGCCGGGGACGTGGACCGGCTCGTGCGGGTGGCGGGGGAACTGCGGAGCGCGGGCGCGGACCAGTTCGTGCTCGGGTTCCTCGACGCGGACGGGGGTGTCGACCTGGCCGCCGTGGAACGGGTCGTCGGCGCGCTCGACGGCTGCCCCTGGACCTTCCACCGGGCGATCGACCGGGCCGCCGACCGCGACACCCTGCGCAGGCGGCTCGCCGGTCTGCCGGGCCTCGACACCTTCCTGACCGCCGGGGCGGCCGAGGGCGTGGACGAGGGTCTGGCGACGCTCGCCGCCGAGGCCGCGCACGACGGCGGGCCCGGGTACGAACAGCAGATCCTCGTCGGTGGCGGACTCCGCCTCGACCACGTACCGCGGCTGAGGGCCTGCGGGATCGAGGCGTTCCACATCGGCGGAGCGGCCCGCCCGAAGGGGTGGGACGGGCCGGTCTCGGTGGAGGCGGTCGCGCGCTGGCGCGAGCTGCTGGACGGCGAGGACGCCTAG